TCGCGAGTCCTGATACTCAATTACGGCGGCTATTTTGCCATTGGCGATCGCAGCCCCATATTCTGAGTTCGCTGCATCCAGTAACTCGTTGATCACCTCTAGCACGAATTGAGGCGATTGACGCTGTTGTTCTGGCAAAACTTGAATCGCCTGATCGACTGACTGCATGGACTGATCGAAATTCGTTGCGACTTTAGCATCCTTAGAATTCGATTTCACTAAGTCTTGCAGGCTGATCAAGGTCTTCTTAAATTCTGGGACTTTCCGCTCATTGAGCTGCTCTTCCACATCGACGTAAATTTCTTCGACTGGATGACCGATGTGAGGTTCAGCTTGTTTGGGCAATTGTGCGTCTAGGAGTTCTTTTGCCACCAGCAGATGACCTTTCATCAAGCCCAGCTTACTCATGTAATCGACATCTTTGGCTTCCCCAGTGAGCACGATATCCTCAACGGTGACCATATCCTTAATTTGGTCAAACTGCTCTTGAGCAATTACCTTTTTGGACACCAGTTCATCAGGACTGCCATAAGGACGACTGGCCTGAATTTTATTAGATAGGGCTGGAATCCCTAATTTGGCTTCTAATTTGTCTAAATCGGACAAAATTGCGGTATTGATGTTGATTTTATCCTTGGCATTGCTTGAATGATGAGTGCTTGTTGCCGTCGGACTGGAATTGTTAGCTGGAGAAGAATTTGAGGTTACACCAGACTTTGGTGAGGGAGCGCAGTTCGTCAGAACGACCAACAGCGTACTGGCAACAACAAGAGCAAGGAAACGGAAAATAGACTTCATTGTAAGTTCAGAAATTTGTAATTTGAGATCAGATCTTTAGTTGCTTAATAAAATTCTTTTGCAACATCAATTTAGCTTTTTATTCTCTAGCTAATAGGAATCTTTGTCAAATAATGACCAAAAAAGTCACTAGGCTTGAGCGATGACTTCAAAATTTCCCATGCAACCGCTTTCCGCGATCGCATCTTGGTGAGGATGAAACATATACTTACCCGTGTAAGGATAGGCAAATTCCAGGATGTGCCGTTCTGCGGTCCCCATCGTAATCACATCACTTTCCTGCGTTGGCTTCAGAGTCATCCCGGTGGGATAAACGCGAAAGAAGTTGGCATGAGTATGAAAGGTGACGGCCGCGTCGAACTCAATCATATTGAGCAGATACAATCGCACGAGCTGGTTTTGGTAAATGGGGATTGGATGCTCCATATAGTAATTCGGCATCCCGTTAAAGGCATAAAGTTCATTTTTGTTGTCATCGTTAATGTCATAACCGCCCATAATCATCACCATTTCATCAGCAGGGGGACGCCCTTGGGGAGGGTCAACGATGAACATGCCATATAATCCTTTGCTGATATGGCGTGTGACGGGTGCCGTGTGGCAATGGTAGAGATGAACGCCGTAGGGTTCGGCATCAAATTCGTAAATCGTGGCCGCACCATGACGTATCGGTTTGATACCATCAGCCTCAGCCGGGTGGATGCCATGAAAATGCATGGAGTGAGAATGTCCACCGTTGTTGAGGAAAATAATCCGGACGCGATCGCCCTGTTTGGCTCGTAGAGTTGGCCCTGGCACACGACCATTGAAGTTCCAAGTCACGAAGGATACAGCACTATTGAGATGAACAGTACTGTTTCCGGCAACAATCCGAAATTCGCGAATTGTCCGTCCGTTGTCTTTTTTCACGGTGCCATAATCAAAATTTCGCAGCATTGCCATAGGGCTAATCCTGCTATCCTCTGAGGAAGAGGCGTCATTGGGAAGCAGTGGCACTCTAACCTTCGCCGTTGAGTGGCGCGTTTGAGCAAACTGTTGCACAGCCAAAGCCGCTCCCGCCACGCCAATTCCTGCTAGTCCCAACTTGAGAAGTTGACGACGATTCCACAGAGGAGTTTTCTTAAGCAGAAAGGGGTCTGGCATGAATCGCAAGTTATTGAAATAATTGTCTAGTTTAGAAGAATAATTCTTCAAGTCTAACTGTTAATTATTCTCAACAGACTGAACAATAGCCTAATTACTCTCAACTGTTGAAAGCAGTATGACCTAAATTAAGAGTACGTATTGTATCAGTTAAGAAGAAAATCGTGCGGGCTTTGATGTTTCGGTGCTGCTACAGCACGCATAAAATAACCCAACTAACCAACCCGCTAGCAAAAACTGACTCAATACTTGCGAATGATTACAGGTTAAACTTGCGAACGGCTTCCACGTAGAGGGAGATGGCTAAGTCTCGGATGATCGTTTCATCTTCCAAGCGATCGCCAAACTTCCCCTTAGCGGCTTCAATGCACATATTCATTAGCTCTGCTCTCTGTTCCACATGGGCGCTAATTAACTGCTTTTGCTCCGGCGTCCACGGCTGTTGGGTAAGGCTTGAAATTATTTCTGGCAATTCTTGGCTCTCTAGCTCTTTTCTTCTTTCAACTTCTGTGGAAAAGCCAGAGGCAATGATTCCCGCAGGTAGTGCAAATAATCCAATTCCAATAAAGGCAAGTATTGCACCAAACAATTTTCCAATCGCCGTAACTGGGTAAATATCCCCGTAACCTACAGTCGTTAGAGTAACAACGCCCCACCACATAGCCGCAGGAATACTAGGAAATGCTTCTGGCTGCGCTTCTCTTTCCGCAAAAAACATTACACTCGAAGCAAAAATCAATAAAATAAAAACAGCTACTAGAGTCATTATCAATTCATCTTTTTTAATTTTGATGACTCGTAATATAGTTCGTAAAGCTTCTGAGTATCTAATTAATTTAAGTAAGCGCAAGAGTCGAAATAAATCTGTGGATTCTACTAGAGCAACGCCCGGAAATAATAGCAGTAAGTAAAAAGGTAGAATAGCCAACAGATCGATGATGGCTAAAGGCGTGCAAGCATACCTTACCCGGCCCCAAAGGGAATGATTATAGCGGATATCAGTGGTGCATGACCAGAGGTGTAAAATGTATAATATTGTAAAGCAGACAACAGATACTACTTCAATATCAATCAAAAAAATATTAAACTCAAAACCAGTAGTTTTGGCAGTTTCTAAGATAAAAGCACTCACATCTAAAATGACCAATAAGGTTACCCCCCAATCATCAAGATTACTGAGGAAATCATTAGGATTAGAAGATTCTAATATTTCATAAACTCGTTGTTGAATTCTTGGCTGAATATTGCTCATAGCCAGAAGGAAATTCGTGAAAATATTGGGAGATATTACCACATCTTTTGAACGACAAGATGTAATAAATAGAAACGGAACATAGTCTTCCAGCAGAGTGTCATGATCGCTGGACGGAGATTAGGCGTTAGGGTAGCGAAACAAAGTCTAGCGTACCAACCCAACTCATCGTACTCTGTTCGTGGCGGTTGAGCAGGAGCTAGGGCAGCACCAGGCAACAAAAGTATTGCAGCCTGTACCGCTGATGCCGAGCCAAATTTAGGGAGAACCAGGCTAACTGAGAATGTCACAGGAAGGTCATGCCCTAGTCACAGCAATTTCACCCCCAGCGGCTAGATTTCTGAACAATTGATTGCAAAACGTGTAAATGAAAACAGACATTATTCTCAAGAGCCTAACTATTTGTGTCATCCTATCTTCACTGGTTGCGTGTTCAAACAACAAGAGTGCTGAATCCAGTTCCCTGAATCATGCGCCCACTCAGACTTCTCCAAGTGCGATGAACAGTTCCCCAAAACCCAAGGAAACTGTTAAGGGAACAAAGATTAACGTCACGGCAAAGGAAATGCTGTTTCAACTCTCGTCAGCAACAGCTCCACCTGGATGGGTTGAATTTGTGGTTAAGAACGAAGGCCAAAAGCCACACGAATTTGTAGTTCTGAAAAATGAATATCCCGCTAAAAAACTCCCACTCAAGGGAGGAAATTTGGCGGAAGACGCCAAAGGACTCAAAAACGTGGGTGAAATTAATGAAAGTAAGCTCACAAGTGGAGCAACACAAACCCTCCAGCTCAATCTCACGCCAGGGCGCTACTTACTGGTGTGCAACTTACCCGGACACTTTCAGGCGGGTATGAAAACTGAGTTTACAGTTAAATAATCTGTTGTACATGAAGCTTGTGACTAAATAAGCCGTAGATTGAATCTGGGATGGGCGACAAGCCCGCCCAGACTATATAAATTAGATGTTTAGCCTCCCGGAATTTAGGTTGTCAGCGTTGAAGTTGATAAGGGAATCGCGAGTCCAGTCGTCCTTGGATGTCCTAAGTCTGACTGTAATCGCTAAGTAAAACTGACTAAACCTTAAAAGCCCGCTAAACCATTGACTCATGCTCCAGCAACCCAATCATCCCGATCGCGAAGATGAAGTCCTAAGGCTCTATTATGAGGAACTGGCTTCAGAATACGATCGCTCCCGTTTTAACAATAGCTATGGTCGTTACATTCACAGCCAAGAGCGAGAAATTTTAAGCCGTTGGCTGGGTAGCGTCCAAACCCAATCTATACTCGATTTAGCCTGTGGGACAGGGAGATTCCTTTCTTTTGCTACAGCAGGGCTTGATTTAAGCCCCAAGATGATTGAAGTTGCCAAAACTAAATATCCAGATAAACAATTCATCCAAGCCTCAGCTTCCCATATTCCCATTGAGTCGGGTCAGTATGATGCTGTTTTTTCCCTACATCTTTTCATGCACTTAAGCCAAGCTAAAATTCAGGCTATTGTGGATGAATGTTATCGAATACTCCGTCCCAATGGAATTTTAATCTTCGATATTCCCTGCGCTTTACGTCGGAAACTTATAGCTTATAAAGCGGAAGACTGGCATGGCGCGACTTCTTTTTCCCTGAACGATATTCATCAGCTGTGTACTGGAAAATGGCAGGTAGAAGAATTAGTTGGCGTTAATTTCCTTCCCATTCATCGGTTTCCTAACCCAACTCGTTCTCTTTGGCTACCTGTAGATAAATTTTTAAGTCACAGCTTTCTCAAATTACTGGCATCTTACTATTTCGTTAAACTGATCAAGCTCTGAGCTATAATCCAAGCTCCTTTCTCAAATTTACCCCAAGCCTTTATTTCCTAGCAACGAAAATGGAGATGGATTGGGATTGAATGTCAAATTCTGAGCAATTTAGTTGATGTTTGGTATGAAGCACTTAATTCCCTCTGGATTAAAACTACACTTAAAGTTATTCCAAAGATACCAGTTAGATTGGGTCAATAATCACCAAGATAAGTTTGTGAATTTTCAGCCAATCAATGAGGGAGATAAAATTTTATTTCAACCCAGAATTAGCATCTCTCAAGCTATCAAACAAACCCAGCATTCGGAAAATAAAAAACACAATTTTAATCTAGCGATCGCAAGGATTCAAGATGTAGCCATCCAGCCAGGTGAAATTTTCTCTTTTTGGCATCTAGTAGGAAAACCAGACCGAGCAAGAGGTTATCGAGAAGGGCGATCACTGGTAGCTAACCAACTGAAAGCTGAAGTCGGAGGGGGATTATGTCAATTATCAGGACTGCTCTATTTGTTAACCTTAAAAGCTGGGCTTACTACACTCGAAAGACATGCTCATTCTCATGATATCTATACCGAGTCAACCCGATTTGCACCTTTAGGGTCAGATGCTACCGTTGTTTATGGGTATAAAGATTTTAGATTTCAAAATAACTTATCGATTCCCGTGAGTTTTCGATTTAGTATACACGAAGAGGAAATCCGAGCAGCTTTATGTTCTCCTCAGCCCATTCCCGAATATCGAATTGAATTTAAAGTAGAAGACTTTGACGGTGGGGCTAAAGTGGATACAGTTCGTTTTGTTCCACAAAGTCATACAGTTGAAGTCATCAATACCACAACCTATGAAAAATTAATATCAAATCCTCATCCTGCTCACTAAAGGTTGTCTGCCAACTTTTGTAAAGACGAAAAACTCAACCTCTCTCTTTCTTACTCTGCGCCCTCTATGCCTCTGTGGTTAGTTAAAAATAAACTAACAAGACACCACCCCCAAAAGTTAAAACTAACTCATCAACGCCATGGCAACAGGGGCATCTTTAAGCTGACAATAGGGACGACTATAACTCAAAGGTGACTCTAAAGCGTGCTGAACCAAAAATTCTGGATTACTCATGACTTGCTCAGTTTGACCATCGAATACAATTTCTCCCTGACTTAAAACAACCGTGCGATCGCACAATTCCAAAGCTAAATCCAAATCGTGCGTTGCAATCAGTTGGGTTAACGGCAAACTGTGCAATAAATTAATTAACTGACGACGAGAACGGGGGTCTAATTGAGCAGAAGGTTCATCAAAAACCAACACCTGCGGATTCATGGCTAAAACACCCGCGATCGCAATTCGTTTCTTCTCCCCCCCCGATAAATTATCCGTATTGCGTTGACCATAGTAATCGGGGTCAATACCAACCGCTGCCATCGCTTGGCAAACGCGATCAATCAGTTTTTCATCTCGCAAACCCTGATTCATCGGGCCAAAACTTACATCATCCCAAACCGTAGGCATAAAGAGCTGATCATCGGGGTTTTGAAAGACTAATCCCACAAAATTGCGAATCTCTCGTAAATTCTCCGGCGTGACAGACCATTCTCCAATCGTTACCGTTCCTTCCTGGGGCAGAATGATCCCATTTAAGTGTAATTGTAAGGTAGACTTGCCCGAACCATTAGCTCCTATTAAAGCAACCCTTTCACTGGCTTTGATGGAAAGATTAATACCCCTCAAAGCATGAGTGCCATCAGGGTAAATATAGGTAAGGTTTTCAATTGCGATCGGATTATGATGCATGAGGCTGTTGAACGTAAGAATTGTGGCTCAAGGGTATGGAGTGAGAGCTTCAGTGCGGCCTACAACCCTAAACGTAAGTAAACCGCTTGCCCCAACACTATCCAAATACTAGTTATAGTCAAAGCCATGATATCCAGTCGTCCGCCGGATGGTACTTTTTCCACAAGCGGCACGCCTTGATAACCCCGTGCCTGCATCGCTTGATAAACGCGATCTCCCCGTTCATAGGTGCGGATGAACAGAGAACCTATCATATTGCCAATGACTCGGCGCTGCCATTGATTGTTACCACTCAAATTGCGAGATGCTGCCGCCCGCCGCATGGCGTTAAACTCTTCAATCAAGACATTGATGTAGCGATACATGGATGCCAAAATCGCGACTAACAGGGGCGGAGTTCGCAGGGCAACTAAGGCATTGAGCAATGCTGGAATGGAAGTGGTTAGGGTCAATACATTCAACATCATCAGGGAGAGTAAGGCTTTGAGCGTAACACTCCCCAACACCGTTAACCCCACTGTCGTAATTTTCAGCACACCCCAAGACCAAAGTACCTCGCCGCCCTCTCGAAACAACGTACCCAACAGCACAACCCCAACAAACGCAAACTCAACGGCGATGCGCTTGAGCAACACGGGTAGAGTTACCCGACTCAGCAAGATAACACTTAGCACAGCTAAGGCATAAATCCCCCAAGTCCACCAACGCCCATTGGGGGTGAGTGCGATCGCAAATACTAAAAGCAGCGTACACAAAAGTCGGGTACGGGGCGCTAATAAGTGCCAGCTCGTCGTTTGCTTGCTATCAATATCGAGATGAAACGCCCCTATGTGCAGCAGCATTCAGTTAAGTCCTAACTAATCGAGTGGCTGATCTGAAGGTTCTGAATCAAGAGATGCCTGATCATCCGTAGACGATGAACCCGAACCCCGAACAACGAGTTTGCCGATTCCCCAAGCCAAGCCAAACGTGGCTAAAGTTCCGGCTAAACCTGCTAAGGGAGTCGCCACAGCTTCGGGTACCCCTTTGAGGGCATACTCATCAAAAACTTGAGCAAAAGGCAACTTCCTGGCTGGTGCATCTTCGGCTGCCTTGTGATCAAATTTTAAATCTTGGGCAACGCGGTCTAAGCCATCTGGGTCTGAACTGGCAAAGGGAGAGAGAAAAACTGCAATCAGCAGGGCTACACCTAAGCCAGCAATGAAAAAAGCTCGGTTACGTGAGGGTGAAAGGTTCTCACTCATATGCGTTTAATGCCTATCTATATTGATACAAATTCTTTAACGCTGCACGAACGAGCGCGAATCCGATACTCTCCGCTTACGGGGCGGATCGTAGAGCATATCAGGTCGAGTCCGCCAAATAAAACTCACTGTTACCAACGTAATCAGCGCTTCTCCAATCCCAATCAGTAAGTGCCAGAATGCCATTGCCGACATCGCCACTGCCAAGGGTATAGTTCCCGATAGGGCAAGTTGTACGGCACATAAACTTGAAGCGATAAAAACACTAGTCCAAGCTGCAACGGCTGTAGCAACCGCCATTCCCTTCCAGGTATCACGACCCAAAGCCTGACGAATCGCACGATAGAGATAGTAACCGCAAAACGTACCAATCAACCCCATATTGGTAATGTTGGCTCCTAGCACCGTGATGCCACCATCTTGGAATAGAACCGCCTGCACGATGAATACCACCACCATCACCAGTGAACCCGCCCAAGGGCCTAACAGAACTCCTGCCAGCGTTCCACCTAGGAGGTGACCGGAAGTGCCGCCGGGAATGGGAAAATTAATCATTTGTGCAGCAAAGATAAAGGCAGCGCAAACGCCCATCAGGGGAACGACTCGTTCCTGGTATTCTGCCTGTGATCGATTTAGAGAGAGTGCAATTAAAGCGATCGCAATCACCCAAGTAACCAGACTAATGGGTAGGTTCAAGAAGCCATCTGGAATATGCAAGGCTAAGTGCGGCTGTATCATCCAATGCCGCAAGCTGTTGGATGAGATGCTGTGCAGCACAACTGTAACCATGATAAAAAACTGTCCTTAGCAGCCAGATTCTTCAGTAAACGTAACCCTCTAATAAAACCTGTCCCACATCAAAAATACAATGCCGTAGGGGGGGATTTTGAGCAAAATCTAGAGAATTTCTTTAGAATTGGCGACTTTATTCCATTATGTCTTGAGATGGAGGTTTTATTCCAGAAATCTTTGTAATACGCTAAATCGGCTCATAGTTCATAGTTCATAGTAGAAATTGCCATAAACCATGAACCATGAACGTGACTTGCAGTTGTCTGTCGGTTACTTCACTAACCTGCGATCGGAACGTCAAGCAGTATTAAGGAAGTGAGTATAGATAAACACAATGATGTGAAGACGCAGTAAACACGTCGGCGCGTTAACGACGCGAAGCGTTGTGCATTGCTGTTCGCGATTCTCAATAGCGAATTATTCGCTTTCCACGGCTGTCAGTAGTACGACTCTGGGCGAAATAGCTTCACTTGCTGCCCTTGACGAGCGCCCTTGTACTTGAGTATATTACGGTAGAACATTTGTTCTAGTATGGAAATAAAATTTTCGGTGATTCCGAATACCTGTTGTGAAAAATGCATCGGCTAACAGTTGTTGAAATAATGGCTTGAAAAAACAAGTCAGCGTCCGGAAAACTGTCACAGGCTCGTGTAGTTAAACACAGCAATTAGCGTAAAACGTTTCTCTTAAAAGCATTAGCTTTTGGAACTATAATACGCCAGCTTTCGAGTGCCGCTGCATTACTCGTTGTTGAGTTAAATATTGTGTAAGGAGAACCATCATGGTTGCAACCAAAGACAGCAAAGAACAGATTTCTAAAGCGTTTCAGCAAATCCTTACAGATCGCAAAAGAATTGACTCAAGAATTGCCACCAAAGAAGAGGAAGCCGACAAAGAAAAGAATAAGCAAATTTTACAGGTTGCTTCAACTTATACCATTGATGGGATTGTCAAAGGACTCGCCGATCTGCAACTTGAGTTTGGCAACATTGTCAATGGACTTTCTGAGAAATTAACTCAAAAAGTCTCCAATTTAGATGAGTTGCATCGTGCCATCAGCGTTGCAACTCAGAATTTACAAGAGCTAAACTCAGTTCGAGTCGTTGCCGATGCCCTACACCTTCTCACCCAGGAACATCAAGAAAAGCTCAAAACCCTGGAGCAAAATGCAGCCAATCAGCGAGAAGCCCTTGAAAAAGATATGGCTGACAAGCGTAAAAATTGGGAGAAAGAACAAGAAGAGTTTGAAAATTTTGTGCAACAACAAAACGAACTATTGATTAAAGAAAGACAGCGTCAAGAAGCTGATTATGAATACGAATTAGAACGCGACCGTAAAATCGAAACGGATGATTATGAAGAGCTAAAACGCACTCAAGAAAGAGAATTGTTAGAAGCGAATCA
The Microcoleus sp. AS-A8 genome window above contains:
- a CDS encoding helix-hairpin-helix domain-containing protein — encoded protein: MKSIFRFLALVVASTLLVVLTNCAPSPKSGVTSNSSPANNSSPTATSTHHSSNAKDKININTAILSDLDKLEAKLGIPALSNKIQASRPYGSPDELVSKKVIAQEQFDQIKDMVTVEDIVLTGEAKDVDYMSKLGLMKGHLLVAKELLDAQLPKQAEPHIGHPVEEIYVDVEEQLNERKVPEFKKTLISLQDLVKSNSKDAKVATNFDQSMQSVDQAIQVLPEQQRQSPQFVLEVINELLDAANSEYGAAIANGKIAAVIEYQDSRGFVNYADSLLSQISDPLKKSNPEAQKAIADSMTQLKTAWPSAQAPAKPVMTPEQVSQLIKTIEQNAQNVLKA
- a CDS encoding multicopper oxidase domain-containing protein: MPDPFLLKKTPLWNRRQLLKLGLAGIGVAGAALAVQQFAQTRHSTAKVRVPLLPNDASSSEDSRISPMAMLRNFDYGTVKKDNGRTIREFRIVAGNSTVHLNSAVSFVTWNFNGRVPGPTLRAKQGDRVRIIFLNNGGHSHSMHFHGIHPAEADGIKPIRHGAATIYEFDAEPYGVHLYHCHTAPVTRHISKGLYGMFIVDPPQGRPPADEMVMIMGGYDINDDNKNELYAFNGMPNYYMEHPIPIYQNQLVRLYLLNMIEFDAAVTFHTHANFFRVYPTGMTLKPTQESDVITMGTAERHILEFAYPYTGKYMFHPHQDAIAESGCMGNFEVIAQA
- a CDS encoding ion transporter gives rise to the protein MSNIQPRIQQRVYEILESSNPNDFLSNLDDWGVTLLVILDVSAFILETAKTTGFEFNIFLIDIEVVSVVCFTILYILHLWSCTTDIRYNHSLWGRVRYACTPLAIIDLLAILPFYLLLLFPGVALVESTDLFRLLRLLKLIRYSEALRTILRVIKIKKDELIMTLVAVFILLIFASSVMFFAEREAQPEAFPSIPAAMWWGVVTLTTVGYGDIYPVTAIGKLFGAILAFIGIGLFALPAGIIASGFSTEVERRKELESQELPEIISSLTQQPWTPEQKQLISAHVEQRAELMNMCIEAAKGKFGDRLEDETIIRDLAISLYVEAVRKFNL
- a CDS encoding cupredoxin domain-containing protein, which encodes MNSSPKPKETVKGTKINVTAKEMLFQLSSATAPPGWVEFVVKNEGQKPHEFVVLKNEYPAKKLPLKGGNLAEDAKGLKNVGEINESKLTSGATQTLQLNLTPGRYLLVCNLPGHFQAGMKTEFTVK
- a CDS encoding class I SAM-dependent methyltransferase, producing MLQQPNHPDREDEVLRLYYEELASEYDRSRFNNSYGRYIHSQEREILSRWLGSVQTQSILDLACGTGRFLSFATAGLDLSPKMIEVAKTKYPDKQFIQASASHIPIESGQYDAVFSLHLFMHLSQAKIQAIVDECYRILRPNGILIFDIPCALRRKLIAYKAEDWHGATSFSLNDIHQLCTGKWQVEELVGVNFLPIHRFPNPTRSLWLPVDKFLSHSFLKLLASYYFVKLIKL
- a CDS encoding VanW family protein, which produces MKHLIPSGLKLHLKLFQRYQLDWVNNHQDKFVNFQPINEGDKILFQPRISISQAIKQTQHSENKKHNFNLAIARIQDVAIQPGEIFSFWHLVGKPDRARGYREGRSLVANQLKAEVGGGLCQLSGLLYLLTLKAGLTTLERHAHSHDIYTESTRFAPLGSDATVVYGYKDFRFQNNLSIPVSFRFSIHEEEIRAALCSPQPIPEYRIEFKVEDFDGGAKVDTVRFVPQSHTVEVINTTTYEKLISNPHPAH
- a CDS encoding ATP-binding cassette domain-containing protein; its protein translation is MHHNPIAIENLTYIYPDGTHALRGINLSIKASERVALIGANGSGKSTLQLHLNGIILPQEGTVTIGEWSVTPENLREIRNFVGLVFQNPDDQLFMPTVWDDVSFGPMNQGLRDEKLIDRVCQAMAAVGIDPDYYGQRNTDNLSGGEKKRIAIAGVLAMNPQVLVFDEPSAQLDPRSRRQLINLLHSLPLTQLIATHDLDLALELCDRTVVLSQGEIVFDGQTEQVMSNPEFLVQHALESPLSYSRPYCQLKDAPVAMALMS
- the cbiQ gene encoding cobalt ECF transporter T component CbiQ, whose protein sequence is MLLHIGAFHLDIDSKQTTSWHLLAPRTRLLCTLLLVFAIALTPNGRWWTWGIYALAVLSVILLSRVTLPVLLKRIAVEFAFVGVVLLGTLFREGGEVLWSWGVLKITTVGLTVLGSVTLKALLSLMMLNVLTLTTSIPALLNALVALRTPPLLVAILASMYRYINVLIEEFNAMRRAAASRNLSGNNQWQRRVIGNMIGSLFIRTYERGDRVYQAMQARGYQGVPLVEKVPSGGRLDIMALTITSIWIVLGQAVYLRLGL
- a CDS encoding PDGLE domain-containing protein — protein: MSENLSPSRNRAFFIAGLGVALLIAVFLSPFASSDPDGLDRVAQDLKFDHKAAEDAPARKLPFAQVFDEYALKGVPEAVATPLAGLAGTLATFGLAWGIGKLVVRGSGSSSTDDQASLDSEPSDQPLD
- the cbiM gene encoding cobalt transporter CbiM; the protein is MVTVVLHSISSNSLRHWMIQPHLALHIPDGFLNLPISLVTWVIAIALIALSLNRSQAEYQERVVPLMGVCAAFIFAAQMINFPIPGGTSGHLLGGTLAGVLLGPWAGSLVMVVVFIVQAVLFQDGGITVLGANITNMGLIGTFCGYYLYRAIRQALGRDTWKGMAVATAVAAWTSVFIASSLCAVQLALSGTIPLAVAMSAMAFWHLLIGIGEALITLVTVSFIWRTRPDMLYDPPRKRRVSDSRSFVQR